The Lolium rigidum isolate FL_2022 chromosome 1, APGP_CSIRO_Lrig_0.1, whole genome shotgun sequence region ATGGGCTTCTCGGCCGCTTGCACTCCATGGCCGGATGGCGACACTGCCAACATCGCATGCACACCTCCGCGTTTGTGCAGTCACGCTTGCGGTGCCCCGGCAGGTAGCAGCGGAAGCAAAGCCCGCGCATCTCCGGCGGCGAGGCACCCCAGGCACcggcgccggcctccctcctcgcatcgatcctCCTCGTCCAAAGCTTGCCCCTTGAAGGATTGGGCAACTCCCAGACCAAACGGTCCTGAACTCTGGCCCGCATCTCCGGCAGATCCTGCTCTCTTACCTCCAGCCGCGGCGCAACGCTCCCTCCCGAGGACGCCGATGAGATGCCCAGCCCGGAGACGTGCTCATCTCTCCTAGGCGCCGCCGATGAACCAGACTCCGGGCTCCCCTCCGGTGCCCAGCGACGCGAGAATCCAGGCGGGTGGGAGGCGGTGGAGTCCATGGCGGAAGCGCAAGCAAGCATCGGCGCGGcgcactggcggcggcggcgaaggtggAACCCTAGCTACGCTCCGACCCTAGCTCAGTGGCAAAAACTATCACATTTGTGTCTGTAAAAAAAACTACCGTAATCGTATTTGTGCTTAATAGTCCGAAAACTACCACTTTATGATTTGCTTGTAAAACTTAATCTTTTTGCGATGTGCATTAATCAAATAGTGATCATGAATTGACAGCGAATATGACAACTAGTGGAAGCACCTGCAAAGATGGAGTGGAAAAATCAAAGCAATTTACTAAGGTGGAAATACCTAAATATCCAAAAGAAATTAACAGTATCTAAAAAAGGGAAGAAAAATCCACTGGTTCTTCCCACTCGCCCCTATATCCCAATTTTCGCCGGATTGGGCCTATTATTTGCCCGGCAATACCAGGCCGAACACAACGCGCTGGGGTGCGCACGGGGATACCGACGAAAGGTGAAAAGGCGCGTGGGTCAGCACTATCGGCGATGGAGAGCCGGTTACCCTCCATATTTATTTGGGTTTCCTCCATTTTTCCCTCAATAACCTCCCTCCCCGGCTAGCTCCCGCCATTTCACGCATGCCCTCTCGCGAACACCGCCCGGATCTGCTCCCAACGCCACTCAAAAAACTCACCAGCCCAAAAGGTCTGCCACCGCCGCAGAGATAAATACAATTTCAAACTAGCATTGAAAATTACCGAAGGATATTATTTACTAAATTGGTATATTTGTTGAGATGTTTCCTATGTGGTTTTGGTTGAGGTCAATACATGATGCTGCCACTACAAAATTTCAGTATTGCAAAATATAGTCGCTCTTTGCCTCTGACGTAGGCTTGTTGGATGTGTTTTTTTGCTACCTACGATAAGCCATAATGATTGTAGTTTGTGACATACTTGCTACCTACGCAAGGAGCACCCTTCCCTCTAGGTACCGGGACTGAGGAGTCCCTCCGACTCCATGCTCTGCGGCTCTTTCTCTCTCACGACACAGGGCCACCATTGTCCCTTCACCTAACGCTCGCGGGTTCGGGCCTTGGACTTTTTCGCGACCTTGTCCACCTTCTTCTCCATGTTTTCCTTTCCGGCCAGCTTAGATGGATCCGACATATGTGTATCTGAGCTGATGGCTTTGCCGGAACCCTGAGACGGGTCCAGATGAATGGGAACGAGGGGAGGAGGGGCAAAGGCGAGGGGTGTGACCACCAGGGGATCCGGCTGAGGAGGGGTAGACATGCCTGCGTAAGAGAGGCTATCGTCAATGGACTAGTCGGAAACTATATGACTCATCCAGGTATTGTACTGCATGTTGTAAACTTTGTTTGAGTTGAATGAAATTTGGCGCCTCCGGTGCCTCcctctgttcaaaaaaaaaatcaattattGTTTGTTTTGGTTGGCTTTCGAGGGTGCCGCACGATGAACCAAACAAATCAATTGATGAATAACAAACTAACTACTCCGAGTGTTGTGGGATATGATTAGTGGGATATTGATGTGGGGGGCTCGGCTGCGTCGGTCGACGGCGGGCAGTTGTTGGAGTTTGGAATAAAAGGAGGATGGAATCTTGGTTCTAAATTGATCGAAGCGTAACATCGACAGTCACCGTTTTTAAACGCATTGTCCTCATTGTCTTTGGCTTCGAGTCTAGGTCATGAGGCTTCAAGCACCACAATTCGTTCAGCTTCAGAGTGTAACATTTCAGCAATGGCCTGCACGCCTCATATTTGCCTGCATACCTGAATCCGATGAGCCTATTGCCGGTGTGCtacatattttatttatttatttcaatggAGACACCCCGGTTTTTATAGCAATCGATGCACACAACTAATTTTATTACTaagttttttttaaagaaaatcaAATTTATAGCTCCGTATTCTTGTGGGCTAGTGGCTTCGACGAAACCAAGGGAATGGCGTGTTCACAATTACAGTGAGAATGCATGCAACAATATATATGTGCTGAAATATATAGTGGACTTGGACTCTAGCTGGTCAGGGGCTTGGCACGGGCACGCGGAGGGAAGGGCGCAGGAGGAGGTCGGCCTTCCGCCGCGCGGTGACGCCGAACGCCTCAGTCATGTCGAACCCAGCCAGGTCCGGCGCTTCCCAGTCGAAGTGGAGCAGCAGGCTGGCGAGCGGGAGCTCCACGCTGGCAAGGCCGAACGCCATCCCAGGGCACATCCTCCGGCCGGCGCCGAACGGCAGGAGCTCGAAATCGGTGCCCCTGAAatccaccgccgccgcgtcgGCGCCGGCCTGGAATCGCTCCGGCCGGAACTCCTCGGTACCGTCGGGCCAGCACCGCTCGTCATGGCCCAGCGCCCAGGCGTTGACGATCACCTGCGTGCCCTTCGGCACGTCGAAGCCCATCACCTTGCACGGCTCCCGGCACTCGcgtgggagcagcagcggcgccggGCCGTGCATACGGAGCGTCTCCCGTATGACAAGGTGCAGGTACGGCACCTCTCCGAGCCTATCCTCGATCACCATGCCGCCGGCCTTGAAGGCTCGGCGCACCTCGGCCGTCACCTTCTTCATCACTCTTGGGTTCTTGACCAGCTCTGCCATGGCCCATTCCAACGTTGTTGCCGATGTCTCGCTGCCGGCGGCGAAGAGATCCTGTCGGTAGTGCTtgtcaaataatttttttgtagtGTAGGGGGTATGAAAAAGAGAGATGATTTGTACTACTAACTCTATACCATAAAAAGATATCGTAAATTCGTCTAAATTGAAATACTATATCTAAACCCCGGTTAGTACATACTCCCTACGGACTTTTTTAATTGTCTCGGATTTAGTACAGCtttatactaaattcgagtcgATTAAAAGAAACCCGAGGGAGTAGATACaattaaatttaaacaaatcttCAATATTATTTAATTGGTGGAGGAttttatggatggaggaagtacatACGAAGATGACGGCTTCGACTGCGACCATGTCGATCTCACCATCCTTGTGTATTTTGAGCAGCACGTCAAgcatgtcctcgtcttcttcgcccTGCTTATTCCTGTCGAGATGGTCCTGGATAACGCCCCTGATGATACCGTACACCAGGGCGTGGTTCTCGTTCTCCTCGGCGCGGCGCAGGGTGCCGCTGAAGCGTCTGACGAGCCATGACGACGGCCACAGGTCCACGGGGTTAAACCCCGTCGCGAGCCCAACGAGGTTGTCGAGCTCTCGCAGGAACAGCTCACGCTGCTTGCACCGGTCGCCCATGACGGCGCGGAACGTGATGTCGGAGACGACCGTGGACAGCCGGGCGCGCATATCCACCTGGcagccggccgcggcggcggaccCGACCTCACGCAGCATGGCCGCCACTTCCTCCTCGCGGATGGCGCGGAAGGAGGCGACGCGGCGCGCCACGAGGAGCTCCGTGACGGCGATCTTCCGGAGGTGGCGCCAGTACTCGCCGTACGGCGCGAAGATGATGTCTCGCCCGCTGCAGGTCACTACGCTCATGGTGGGCGTCAGCGGCCGCGTCGCGAACGCCAGGTCCTGGATTTTCATCACCTCGCGGGCTGCCTCCGGGGACGACAGCACCAGCGTGGGCACCTCGCCCAGACGGAGGAGCATCACCGGCCCGTGGCGCTGCGCGAGCTCGCGCAGGGCACGGTGAGGAAGCTGCCCGGCCAGGTGGTGCAGGCTGCCAATGAACGGCAGCTGCCACGGACCTGGCGGCAGCCGCAACCTATTGTACTGATATACCATCTAGATATTGTTTAGTCTATTGACAATTCAGAGAAAATCTGGTGCTCAGGTACTGATATACCATCTAGATTAATGACATGGATAAAAAGGGGGAACACATGAGAACTTAACCAAAGTCAGAGAAATGAAGGACGATAACAACTGTTCAAAAGTACTACTGGATCCATACTTGGATCCATCTGTAGCTCAAGTATAATATAGAAAAAGGAGAGCCAAATGGATCCTTTTGCCCATGTCGATCTAAAAACATAAGCAGAAGAAGAAAATTCACCGAGGATGGGATTGATGGAGTACCTATTGGATCTTCCTCTTCTGAGGCACTGGCAGAATTtcatctctcctctcctcgacgagcaagagtcaaagtctaagtcacacgcgacgcacgcgtaAAATACACCTCTCCTAGTATTTGTAGATGGAGGTCTGATAAAATTTTGGAGTTGTTTGGATATTGAGGAGAGAAGAGAGGGCGGGAAGAAAGGTAGAATTTTCGTTTGCTCTCGCGCATGGTTGGGTTGTTTTGGAAGGTGAGCGCCTCTAATCTGTCTGCTGAGATGGACAAGCAATTAATTGCACGGGATTTTATTGACTAAACGTTTCCACTCCAAGATAATAAATGCTCCAATTTTCAAGGGACATGATGCGAAATCCTTTACGCCTCCCTTCCTTATCTTGTCCAACAACCAAAATTGCTTGCACCGGAAATCAACAGGTTAGAGATTTTCATGTCTCACGGTGGCCTGTTTTCTGTGCACACTCTTGGTCCTTTCTCATGAACCCTACTAATAAAAAGTGCAACTGCTCTTATTTTTTTACTCCTATATGATAGAATTGGTACGATTTTTTGTATGACCACACACACGTGGGGACTTCCCATGATCTAGCCCAGTTGCTGACTGAGTCTCATAGAGTCTGGTCGTACCAAACTGTGTTGTACAAATTTTATCATATGTATATCATTGCTCTTGAATCACACATGATTCGATCTAAGTTGGTCTATCGCACGTGCAATTAGTAGCTTCACCCGGCAGTCGGCTTTGTAACAATGGACTCATATGGGTAGAAGAGGTTTGGTACGGTTTAAGTTTTGAGAAGGGTGAAAGTGGTTGGACAGGAAGAAGATGACCGGTGGAGTATTTATGTCCTCTCGGTACTATAGTCGTATTGTAGATCCTATTGAGCGTTCAGGTGACGGGAGGGTGGACTTGTTGTTTCATTGCTCTCGCGCTCTTGTTGGGTGTGAGAGAGGTTGACTGGCCTAGATGCCTAGGTGTTTGCGGATCACTGGAATGGTATCTCAACAAACCAAGGATTGTGTCAATAAGCTTTTGTTGCATGCGATGGTAAATAACATGTGCACATATTCTAAGACAAACTTTGACAGATATCTTAATTATATAGTGCATGAGTAAAATTGTTAAATTCgttttgaaaacattttctaATAATAacaattttaattaaattttCCTTTTATATATGAATTAATTCTTGAAATACATGCACGTCTATTCattcattggaatggagggagtatggtCGAAGGTAGTCTTTAATTAATCAGGCCGCAAAGCTGATGGGACACGGAGAGAAATGCACTGTAAATTGATAATATCAGGTACACAACATTGTATTTTCATAAATCATCCTGCCACTGGTAGTTTTTAACCTTTTGTATACTCCATGTTATACAAGGTTTTGATGCAAACTTGCAAGTGCATTCACAGCTAGGACCTCTTCGCAGTAGCAATAATCATAATACAACAAGCCAGCTACTCCATGCAATCGGCACATGCCTAGCTAGTGACAGTATAAGTCCTAGTTTGCCTCAAGGAGACAAGCATTGAACATCTAAATAATGTAAACAGCCTCGGTGCAAGTCAATTCTGCATTAGTTCATCTCGAACCATTCAGCAAAATGATGTAAGCGGTTCCAGTGATGGGAAACACACTTGGTTTATTACAGAGATTGCAAGGAAACATGTCTCAACCCACCAATGGTAAAATAAGATGAAACAACGCAAAAAGAAGATGCTCCATGTGTACATGCCCAGGTGAAGATTAACTAAAATGGAGCTCCCAGGTCCATGACCTCAATAACACATGCCTTCCAGTAGCTACCAAATAGTAAGCCAGGAACAAACATTACACAATCTACATACATGCTCCAGGATGGGCAACATCAACACTCGCGACCTCCCTAGTACCTAACCGAGTCCAACAATAGTTGA contains the following coding sequences:
- the LOC124650221 gene encoding desmethyl-deoxy-podophyllotoxin synthase-like, which encodes MVYQYNRLRLPPGPWQLPFIGSLHHLAGQLPHRALRELAQRHGPVMLLRLGEVPTLVLSSPEAAREVMKIQDLAFATRPLTPTMSVVTCSGRDIIFAPYGEYWRHLRKIAVTELLVARRVASFRAIREEEVAAMLREVGSAAAAGCQVDMRARLSTVVSDITFRAVMGDRCKQRELFLRELDNLVGLATGFNPVDLWPSSWLVRRFSGTLRRAEENENHALVYGIIRGVIQDHLDRNKQGEEDEDMLDVLLKIHKDGEIDMVAVEAVIFDLFAAGSETSATTLEWAMAELVKNPRVMKKVTAEVRRAFKAGGMVIEDRLGEVPYLHLVIRETLRMHGPAPLLLPRECREPCKVMGFDVPKGTQVIVNAWALGHDERCWPDGTEEFRPERFQAGADAAAVDFRGTDFELLPFGAGRRMCPGMAFGLASVELPLASLLLHFDWEAPDLAGFDMTEAFGVTARRKADLLLRPSLRVPVPSP